The proteins below come from a single Halomonas binhaiensis genomic window:
- a CDS encoding LTA synthase family protein codes for MILQLLLPLCLSLIISLACESLVQPRPAPLLLRPRVTLYIHIATWLLLYATAFLVLQRGWLSAGLLNVLHLVIVQSCRSKWSSLREPFLVQDFEYFLDAIRHPRLYVPFFGLGLAIAASTSGFLAFAAFLWWEPSLVSTHGAGSFLTSVAVIAAVGGLLLPFSLRRRPEIMLQPENDLYRLGLISFFWAYGLYPRRAIDPVKTPACFRHPDRQAVTTSSLPNIVIVQSEAFFDPRTWQPALAQDLLGHWDALKASSHAHGELSVPVWGANTVRSETAFLTGLSGSDLGMHQFNPYRQLAKQPVPNLVASLKRLGYRCVAVHPYPATFYCRDQVMPKLGFDEFIDIADFDHSDRNGQYIGDAAVARKVHTLLASATDAPLMVFVITMENHGPLHLETADPAWLQRLPEEISGCLEPKDANTLAVYLRHLRNADHMANELSHSLSQQPRHGLMCWYGDHVPIMEGVYEALGAPSGHSHYLLWSTLPPRSRESIDSEVAEHPTNIENLAERLWQDLALFSQPRDPAESVESHGTEQQRIELQEQR; via the coding sequence GTGATACTGCAGTTACTCCTCCCGTTGTGCCTGAGCCTCATCATCAGCTTGGCATGCGAATCCCTGGTGCAGCCCAGACCTGCACCGCTGTTGCTGCGGCCACGCGTCACGCTGTACATCCACATTGCTACCTGGCTACTGCTGTATGCAACGGCCTTTCTTGTGCTTCAGCGTGGCTGGCTGAGTGCAGGCCTGTTGAACGTCCTTCACCTCGTCATCGTGCAATCTTGTCGCAGCAAGTGGTCGAGCTTGAGGGAGCCTTTCCTGGTACAGGACTTCGAATATTTTCTGGATGCCATTCGTCATCCGCGCCTTTACGTGCCATTTTTCGGCCTGGGCCTGGCCATTGCGGCCAGCACCTCCGGCTTCCTGGCATTCGCTGCCTTTCTATGGTGGGAGCCTTCCCTGGTCTCGACCCATGGTGCCGGTTCCTTCTTGACCAGTGTTGCTGTCATCGCTGCCGTGGGTGGCCTGCTTCTACCGTTTAGCCTCCGCCGTCGACCAGAGATCATGCTGCAGCCAGAGAATGACCTGTACCGACTGGGCCTGATCAGTTTCTTCTGGGCCTACGGCCTGTATCCCAGACGCGCCATAGACCCGGTCAAGACACCTGCCTGCTTTCGCCACCCAGACAGACAGGCTGTCACGACCTCCTCCCTGCCCAATATCGTGATCGTGCAGAGTGAAGCGTTCTTCGATCCGCGCACATGGCAGCCAGCCCTGGCTCAGGATCTGCTGGGTCACTGGGATGCCCTGAAGGCAAGCAGCCATGCACATGGAGAGCTGTCGGTTCCCGTCTGGGGAGCCAATACCGTGCGTAGCGAAACCGCCTTTCTGACAGGCCTGAGCGGCAGCGACCTGGGCATGCACCAGTTCAATCCATATCGGCAACTGGCCAAGCAGCCGGTCCCGAACCTGGTGGCCTCTCTCAAGCGCCTCGGCTATCGCTGTGTTGCTGTACACCCGTATCCCGCGACGTTCTACTGTCGTGACCAGGTCATGCCGAAGCTCGGTTTCGATGAATTCATCGATATCGCTGACTTCGACCATAGCGACAGGAACGGACAGTACATTGGCGATGCTGCCGTGGCACGCAAGGTACATACCCTGCTGGCATCAGCTACGGATGCGCCTTTGATGGTTTTCGTCATCACCATGGAAAACCACGGCCCCCTCCACCTGGAAACCGCTGATCCGGCATGGCTGCAGCGTCTTCCGGAGGAGATAAGCGGATGCCTCGAGCCAAAGGACGCCAATACCCTGGCCGTCTATCTGCGTCATCTGCGCAATGCCGACCATATGGCCAATGAGTTGAGTCACAGCCTGAGCCAGCAGCCCCGACATGGGTTGATGTGCTGGTACGGAGACCATGTCCCTATCATGGAAGGCGTCTATGAGGCGCTCGGGGCACCCTCCGGACACAGCCATTATCTGCTTTGGAGCACGTTACCTCCCCGTTCCAGAGAATCCATCGATTCTGAAGTAGCAGAACATCCCACCAATATTGAAAATCTTGCCGAACGCTTGTGGCAGGACCTTGCACTATTCAGCCAGCCCCGTGACCCGGCAGAGAGCGTCGAATCACATGGCACTGAACAACAACGAATTGAGTTACAGGAGCAGCGATGA